One part of the Peromyscus leucopus breed LL Stock chromosome 19, UCI_PerLeu_2.1, whole genome shotgun sequence genome encodes these proteins:
- the Siglec15 gene encoding LOW QUALITY PROTEIN: sialic acid-binding Ig-like lectin 15 (The sequence of the model RefSeq protein was modified relative to this genomic sequence to represent the inferred CDS: inserted 1 base in 1 codon) yields MEGSIRLLACLACVLQMGSLMKTRRDALGDLLNTEAHSAPEQRWSMQVPAEVSAEAGDAAMLPCTFTHPHRHYDGPLTVIWRAGEPYAGPQVFRCTAARGSELCQTALSLHGRFRLLGNPRRNDLSLRVERLALADSGRYFCRVEFAGDTHDRYESRHGVRLRVTAAPRIVSISVLPGPSHAFRALCTAEGEPPPALSWSGPALGNSSAAVRDQGHGYQVTAELPALPRDGRYTCTAANSLGHAEASVYLFRFHGAPGGASTLALLLGALGLKALLLLGVLGARATRRRLDHLVTQDTPPRSQAQESNYENLNQMNPXRPPAATCLP; encoded by the exons ATGGAAGGGTCCATCCGGCTGCTGGCTTGCTTGGCATGTGTCCTCCAGATGG GATCACTTATGAAAACTAGAAGGGACGCTCTAGGGGATTTGCTCAACACAGAGGCGCACA GCGCGCCGGAGCAGCGCTGGTCCATGCAGGTGCCCGCCGAGGTAAGCGCGGAGGCGGGCGACGCGGCGATGCTGCCCTGCACCTTCACGCACCCGCACCGCCACTACGACGGGCCGCTGACGGTCATCTGGCGCGCGGGCGAGCCGTACGCGGGCCCGCAGGTGTTCCGGTGCACCGCAGCGCGCGGCAGCGAGCTGTGCCAGACGGCGCTGAGCCTGCACGGCCGCTTCCGCCTGCTGGGCAACCCGCGCCGCAACGACCTGTCCCTGCGCGTCGAGCGCCTCGCCCTGGCGGACAGCGGCCGCTACTTCTGCCGAGTGGAGTTCGCCGGCGACACCCACGACCGCTATGAGAGCCGCCACGGCGTCCGGCTGCGCGTGACCG CTGCACCCAGGATCGTCAGCATCTCTGTGCTACCCGGCCCCTCGCACGCCTTCCGCGCGCTCTGCACCGCCGAGGGGGAGCCCCCACCTGCCCTCTCCTGGTCCGGCCCCGCCTTGGGTAATAGCTCGGCTGCCGTGCGGGACCAGGGTCACGGTTACCAGGTGACAGCCGAGCTGCCTGCGCTGCCCCGGGATGGTCGCTACACGTGCACTGCAGCCAATAGCCTGGGCCACGCGGAGGCCAGCGTCTACCTGTTCCGTTTCCATGGCGCCCCCGGAGGAGCATCGACTCTGGCGCTCCTGCTCGGCGCCCTGGGCCTCAAGGCGCTGCTGCTGCTTGGCGTTCTAGGTGCGCGCGCCACCCGCCGACGACTAG ATCACCTGGTCACCCAGGACACCCCTCCACG GTCTCAGGCTCAGGAGTCCAATTATGAAAATTTGAACCAGATGAATC CCAGGCCACCAGCTGCCACGTGTTTGCCGTGA